From Cervus elaphus chromosome 33, mCerEla1.1, whole genome shotgun sequence, the proteins below share one genomic window:
- the LOC122688428 gene encoding protein kish-A-like: protein MSAIFNFQSLLTVILLLICTCAYIRSLAPSLLDRNKTGLLGIFWKCARTGERKSPYVAVCCIVMAFSILFIQ, encoded by the coding sequence ATGTCTGCCATTTTCAACTTTCAGAGTCTGTTGACTGTAATCTTGCTGCTTATATGTACCTGTGCCTATATCCGATCCTTGGCACCCAGCCTCCTGGACAGAAATAAAACTGGGTTGTTGGGTATATTTTGGAAGTGTGCCAGAACTGGTGAACGGAAGAGTCCTTATGTTGCAGTATGCTGTATCGTTATGGCCTTCAGCATCCTTTTCATACAGTAG